The following are encoded in a window of Anaerolineae bacterium genomic DNA:
- a CDS encoding MarR family transcriptional regulator — MTRSLTQEWQTAGYIPMDLELTLFLSRHARTPLQWDILAFFALNPHTRDTAAALAERLGRQTPAVARELEDMALLGILEKQADASMAVYGLRREPGIMRLMERLRRHLETMGKPSRPGRSDLSAPSRM; from the coding sequence TTGACGCGCTCCCTAACCCAGGAATGGCAGACCGCCGGCTATATCCCGATGGACCTAGAGCTGACCCTCTTCCTGTCCCGTCATGCCCGCACCCCTCTGCAGTGGGACATCCTGGCGTTCTTCGCCCTGAACCCGCACACGCGTGACACCGCCGCCGCCCTGGCAGAGCGCCTGGGCCGACAGACCCCGGCTGTGGCGCGCGAGCTGGAGGATATGGCCCTCCTGGGCATCCTCGAAAAACAGGCGGATGCTTCCATGGCAGTATACGGACTGCGGCGGGAGCCGGGCATCATGCGCCTGATGGAGCGCCTGCGCCGGCATCTGGAGACCATGGGGAAGCCCTCGCGACCCGGCCGCAGTGATTTGTCCGCCCCCTCCCGAATGTGA
- a CDS encoding cytochrome c biogenesis protein ResB produces the protein MNAERPEEFPARALERDLLTRLWRALVSPYAAALWSGLLAGCLLARALIPQMPAEFAADPAAAARWMAGLPAGLRAQSAWMHALRLFSIAQAPWFRALLALSAWNILIVLADSLWSIWRFWRAGEWPADKAPRARHEWRRPGTAEDLQEALLRVRQELLLRRYMVFQAGGERETELRAVPWPAGVVGHLGALVIFLALVLNAGWGWRLPELALPPGEIVPLSRGDYSLRVEHLQVRGGDAAWPAEQVTLFQRGHPVFQGILTDNSPALRHLALSIRLRSRGPLVRVSGTAPDGTPARLEAHPRVGEAGTTLSLAFAPGQSERYFRSLATGSVFRLQLADGKIHLEAYRAGEAAPALERDWERRGAVELDGERLFFELDHYVVLNIGYAPAGGMLWGGGLLAVAGILLSLMTPAGWQCWRFRTVRHVAVVQWECSAVDETHREWFDTLKVL, from the coding sequence ATGAACGCTGAACGCCCTGAAGAATTCCCTGCGCGAGCGCTCGAGCGAGATCTGCTGACGCGCTTGTGGCGCGCGCTGGTCTCGCCGTATGCGGCCGCGCTGTGGAGCGGCCTGCTGGCCGGCTGTCTGCTGGCACGGGCGCTGATCCCCCAGATGCCGGCGGAGTTTGCGGCAGACCCGGCCGCGGCGGCGCGCTGGATGGCTGGCCTGCCGGCCGGCCTGCGCGCCCAGTCCGCCTGGATGCATGCCCTGCGCCTGTTTTCCATCGCCCAGGCTCCCTGGTTCCGGGCCCTGCTGGCCCTCTCGGCGTGGAACATCTTGATCGTGCTGGCTGACTCTCTCTGGAGCATCTGGCGCTTCTGGCGCGCCGGTGAGTGGCCGGCGGATAAGGCGCCCCGCGCCCGGCACGAATGGCGCCGGCCGGGCACCGCGGAGGACCTACAGGAGGCCCTCCTGCGCGTTCGCCAGGAACTGCTCCTGCGCCGCTATATGGTGTTCCAGGCCGGCGGGGAGAGGGAGACAGAACTGCGTGCGGTGCCCTGGCCGGCCGGCGTGGTGGGACATCTCGGCGCGCTGGTCATTTTCCTGGCGCTGGTGCTGAATGCCGGCTGGGGCTGGCGCCTCCCGGAACTGGCCCTCCCTCCCGGTGAGATAGTGCCGCTCAGCCGAGGGGATTATTCCCTGCGGGTAGAACATCTGCAGGTGCGCGGTGGGGATGCGGCCTGGCCGGCCGAGCAGGTGACGTTGTTCCAGCGCGGACACCCTGTCTTTCAGGGCATCCTGACGGATAACTCCCCTGCACTTCGGCACCTGGCCCTTTCCATCCGGCTCCGCTCCCGCGGACCGCTGGTGCGGGTGTCCGGCACGGCACCGGACGGCACGCCGGCGCGGCTGGAAGCGCATCCGCGAGTGGGAGAGGCCGGCACCACATTAAGCCTGGCCTTCGCCCCCGGGCAGTCCGAGCGCTACTTCCGCTCCCTTGCCACCGGCAGTGTCTTCCGCCTGCAGTTGGCGGACGGGAAAATTCACCTGGAAGCATACCGGGCCGGCGAGGCCGCGCCGGCGCTCGAACGGGATTGGGAGAGGCGCGGCGCGGTGGAGCTGGACGGGGAGCGCCTGTTCTTTGAGCTGGACCACTATGTCGTCCTGAACATAGGGTACGCGCCGGCCGGCGGCATGCTGTGGGGCGGGGGGCTTCTGGCTGTCGCGGGCATCCTGCTCTCGCTGATGACGCCGGCCGGCTGGCAGTGCTGGCGCTTCCGCACTGTGCGGCACGTGGCCGTCGTCCAATGGGAATGCAGTGCTGTGGACGAGACACATCGCGAGTGGTTCGACACGCTGAAGGTGTTGTGA
- the udk gene encoding uridine kinase, whose protein sequence is MTEKKRSIVIGVAGGTGSGKTTVANEILRRVGEENIAYIQHDSYYKDLSHLPPEERMKINFDHPDSLETDLLIQHIRQLLAGQPAEIPVYDFTQHVRTKSTRRVEPRPIILIEGILIFVDPVLRQLMDVRIYVDTDADIRFIRRLQRDIQERGRSLESVIRQYLETVRPMHLEFVEPSKRYADIIIPEGGYNVVALDMIVSRIRALLAEHAALPANEGGCSSAPREKRGS, encoded by the coding sequence ATGACAGAGAAGAAGCGTTCCATCGTGATTGGGGTGGCCGGCGGCACCGGCTCGGGCAAGACCACGGTGGCCAACGAGATCCTGCGGCGCGTGGGCGAGGAGAATATCGCCTACATCCAGCACGATTCCTATTACAAGGACCTATCGCATTTGCCGCCGGAAGAGCGCATGAAGATCAACTTCGACCATCCGGACTCGCTGGAGACCGATCTGCTGATTCAGCATATCCGGCAGTTGCTGGCCGGCCAGCCGGCGGAGATCCCGGTCTACGATTTCACCCAGCACGTGCGCACGAAGAGCACCCGCCGCGTGGAACCCCGTCCCATCATCCTTATTGAGGGCATCCTGATCTTCGTGGACCCGGTCCTGCGCCAGTTGATGGATGTGCGCATTTACGTGGACACCGATGCGGACATCCGGTTCATCCGCCGGCTCCAGCGCGACATCCAGGAACGGGGCCGCTCGCTGGAATCGGTCATTCGCCAATATCTGGAGACGGTGCGCCCCATGCATCTGGAGTTCGTGGAGCCCAGCAAGCGTTATGCGGACATCATCATCCCCGAGGGCGGGTACAATGTGGTGGCGCTGGACATGATCGTCTCGCGCATCCGCGCCCTGCTGGCGGAGCATGCCGCACTGCCGGCGAACGAAGGCGGATGTTCATCCGCTCCCCGGGAGAAGAGGGGCAGTTGA